One Kitasatospora sp. NBC_01287 DNA window includes the following coding sequences:
- a CDS encoding MMPL family transporter, with translation MPTLLHRLGRFAFRHRRRVLALWLAVIAAVVGCMLAFGGPGKLDDTFSIPGSESQQALDRMKTDFPTSSGTSAQVVFTAPPGSRVTDPAELTAMRAALASAATAPQVAKVIDPVAAQTVSRDGSTAVAQVQYEVVQSALKPGSLDALKTAVDSAGQQQPGLDVQVGGAAFGSGPSKSGGSDLIGIGIAVVILALTFGSLLPAGLPLLGAIAGVVTAIAGVLAFTGVTAISSTAQSLALMIGLAVGIDYALFIVSRHRATLAQGTEPEESAALAVGTAGSAVVFAGLTVVIAMAGLSVVGIPYLTVMGLSAAAAVLVAVLVATTLLPALLGFAGARLRPKPGSRALRRELAGAGGSAAATGTAAAARRGPAANAGERWFRLVTRRPLLTLLAVLVAVGALAWPAHGLRLALPDNGTAAAGSSQRLAYDQVSKEFGPGFNGPLLVLADTSHSADPTAAAEKIAATVRALPDVAAVGKPVANPATHTTLLQVVPASAPSDQATKNLVGAIRGEADALHQQTGATIGVTGSTAVGIDVSAKLNAAMIPFAAVVVGLSLLLLLLVFRSLVVPVKAAAGFLLSVAATLGTVVSVFQHGHLSQLIGVDRAGPVSSFLPIILLAVLFGLAMDYEVFLVSRQREAFVHGEQPLDAVLSGGRHSARVVTAAALIMIAVFASFLASDSQMLKQIAFALAMGVLLDAFVIRMTFVPAVLALTGRAAWWLPRPLARLLPDLDIEGERLQHPTRAAESTPNPAPAPTPMPAPAPAEQPTV, from the coding sequence ATGCCCACCCTCCTCCACCGCCTGGGGCGCTTCGCCTTCCGGCACCGACGGCGCGTCCTGGCGCTCTGGCTCGCGGTGATCGCCGCCGTGGTCGGCTGCATGCTCGCCTTCGGCGGCCCCGGCAAGCTGGACGACACCTTCTCGATCCCGGGTTCCGAGTCGCAGCAGGCGCTGGACCGGATGAAGACCGACTTCCCCACCTCCTCCGGCACCAGCGCCCAGGTCGTCTTCACGGCCCCGCCCGGCAGCCGGGTGACCGACCCCGCCGAGCTGACCGCGATGCGCGCAGCGCTGGCCTCGGCCGCCACCGCGCCGCAGGTGGCGAAGGTGATCGATCCGGTCGCCGCGCAGACCGTCTCGCGTGACGGCAGCACCGCCGTCGCGCAGGTGCAGTACGAGGTGGTGCAGAGCGCGCTGAAGCCCGGCTCGCTGGACGCGCTGAAGACCGCGGTCGACAGCGCCGGTCAGCAGCAGCCGGGCCTCGACGTGCAGGTCGGCGGCGCCGCGTTCGGCTCCGGCCCCTCGAAGTCCGGTGGCAGCGACCTGATCGGGATCGGGATCGCGGTCGTCATCCTCGCGCTCACCTTCGGCTCGCTGCTGCCCGCGGGCCTGCCGCTGCTCGGCGCGATCGCCGGGGTGGTCACCGCGATCGCGGGCGTGCTGGCGTTCACCGGCGTGACGGCCATCTCGTCCACCGCGCAGAGCCTGGCCCTGATGATCGGCCTGGCGGTCGGCATCGACTACGCGCTCTTCATCGTCAGCCGCCACCGGGCCACCCTCGCCCAGGGCACCGAGCCCGAGGAGTCGGCCGCGCTCGCCGTCGGCACGGCCGGCAGCGCCGTGGTGTTCGCCGGCCTGACGGTGGTGATCGCGATGGCCGGCCTCTCCGTGGTCGGGATCCCCTACCTGACCGTGATGGGCCTGAGCGCCGCCGCCGCGGTGCTGGTGGCGGTGCTGGTGGCGACCACGCTGCTGCCCGCGCTGCTCGGGTTCGCCGGTGCGCGCCTGCGGCCGAAGCCGGGCTCCCGGGCGCTCCGCCGCGAACTGGCCGGCGCCGGCGGGTCCGCCGCGGCGACCGGCACGGCCGCCGCCGCGCGGCGCGGTCCGGCGGCGAACGCCGGTGAGCGCTGGTTCCGGCTGGTCACCCGCCGCCCGCTGCTCACCCTGCTCGCGGTGCTGGTCGCGGTCGGCGCGCTGGCCTGGCCCGCGCACGGGCTGCGGCTGGCGCTGCCGGACAACGGCACCGCCGCCGCCGGCTCCTCGCAGCGGCTCGCCTACGACCAGGTGAGCAAGGAGTTCGGGCCCGGCTTCAACGGCCCGCTCCTGGTGCTCGCCGACACCTCGCACAGCGCCGATCCGACCGCGGCCGCCGAGAAGATCGCCGCCACCGTGCGCGCGCTGCCGGACGTGGCGGCCGTGGGCAAGCCGGTGGCCAACCCCGCGACGCACACCACGCTGCTCCAGGTCGTCCCCGCCAGCGCGCCCAGCGACCAGGCGACCAAGAACCTGGTCGGCGCGATCCGGGGCGAGGCGGACGCGCTGCACCAGCAGACCGGCGCGACGATCGGCGTCACCGGCAGCACGGCGGTGGGGATCGACGTGTCGGCGAAGCTGAACGCCGCGATGATCCCGTTCGCCGCCGTGGTGGTGGGCCTGTCGCTGCTCCTGCTGTTGCTGGTCTTCCGCTCGCTGGTGGTGCCGGTCAAGGCCGCCGCGGGTTTCCTGCTCTCGGTCGCCGCGACGCTGGGCACCGTGGTCAGCGTCTTCCAGCACGGGCACCTGTCCCAGCTGATCGGCGTCGACCGGGCCGGGCCGGTGAGCAGCTTCCTGCCGATCATCCTGCTGGCCGTGCTGTTCGGGCTGGCCATGGACTACGAGGTCTTCCTCGTCTCCCGCCAGCGCGAGGCCTTCGTGCACGGCGAGCAGCCGCTGGACGCCGTGCTCAGCGGGGGCCGGCACAGCGCCCGGGTGGTCACCGCCGCCGCACTGATCATGATCGCGGTGTTCGCCTCCTTCCTCGCCAGCGACAGCCAGATGCTCAAGCAGATCGCCTTCGCGCTGGCGATGGGCGTGCTGCTGGACGCCTTCGTGATCCGGATGACCTTCGTGCCGGCCGTCCTCGCC